AAATACTGATTTGTGTTTGTGTAAGATGATGGAACTCTATCTGATAGCATCTCTGTTCAAGCTAACTATAGTGTTATATTGGGATAATCTGTCAACAATtcttaaagagaaaatgtttggAGTCTTGCTACCCAAAATGTGTCTAGGATCCAGAAGTATCCACATCACCTGGGTTAAATGCAGCTTCTCAGGCCCTGTCTCAGCTCTACTGaatcaaaatttcattttaccAAGATTCCTTGGTGATCCATGTGTATTTGACAGGCACTTGATTAGGCTATCTGGGGGTATACCTATGAAACTAATACTATATCTTGTTCGAAATTACACAATTGGGGCCCTATGCTTCatcaagttttatttataaaatatggatTTTCAAATTGTCAGAGGACTAAAGACTCAAAATGCTTATAGCAGTTATTAAAGAATTTTGATTGCATAATATTTTGCTTGTTAGGTAGGTCTTCTGGAACTGGCATCTTGTTTCTCTAATCTGGAAGGGAATGCAGTTGTGTGATGCTACTTTAGCTGTCAGAGGAAGACAAATAATACTACACTGGGCATGACCTACAGGTCCCATAATATTGAATTGTAAGAAGTACAGGTTCTCCACCACCCTTCTTTGGATTGCTCATTAGGTTCTCAAAGGCAAACTGGTTTTCCTAAACTTTATGGAAGGCATAAGTTATCATAGCCTATTTCAGACTCCACCCATTCTGGAGAGAGGGTATTATTCTGGTGTATTTAAATGACATTATATTATTAACATTAGCACAGTAGTGTACATCAGATTTTGTCCCTAAAATCAAGAATGTGTCCACAAATACTGAAGCAGTAAAGTTGgagtgaaatgaaatgaaatgaattctATGAAATTAGTTCCTCCCGGAATAGGAGCAGGGTACTTTTTGAAGTTTTAGCTAACAAAATCCTGGTCACCTAGGAAAATGTAAATATGATTAGATACTCAACAATAAGGCCTAGATTTGTTTAATGCCTGTTGTGAAAAGAATTTGACTCTGTATCAGTTTCTTATTATAGTCACCACCTGGGGACAGAAAGAAGCTACAAACAAATTGCCATACATTTTGTGGCTCTATGTaacataaataagacaaaatttaTCCACCTCAGTTTTATGATGTATTCTCCTTTATACATGGCCCTTTCACAAAACTACTGCTACAAGGTACCAAAAACATTTAATGAGAAACATAAAACACGTGCAGATAAGGtaggaaaatatatatgtattcagAGTTACTAAGAGACGCCTCAGTTATCATCCTTATAATTTAGATGTCTTGACAGGGTTTTATTCCCAACTGTTTGTAGTAATATTGCTGCTACCctgaaaataagcattttatcaTTGGTAGATACATGAAGCTTGGATGGGGTAGTTATAGCATTGCCTCTGGGCTCCattcaattaaaataaacctGTTTCACAGGAAAGTATATCATGTTGCCTAAGTGAAATAGGAGTCTAAACTGAGCACAACTCAAAAGAAACACAGTTGATctattatttgggaaaaaaaggggggggtgttTTTGACATCCTTATCTGACCTGTAGGAGGTCAGAGGTTACACAGGATTTCCTTATAGAAGAATGGTGGTTGCCTACAGGACATGTGACCAgaatttagaatatatatatatatatattttttttttttggacaggcagagttagacagtgagagagagagacagagagaaagatcttcctttttccgttggttcacccccccaaatggctgccacaggcacgctgtgccgatccgaagccaggagccaagtgtttcctcctggtctcccatgcgagtgcagggccaaatcacttgggccatcctccactgccttccccgggccacagcagaaagctggaatggaagaggagcaactgggacagaaccagcaccccaaccgggactagaacccagagtgctggcaccgcaggcagaggattagcctagtgagccgtggcgccggcgatATAATGTTCTTAATGCCATGTAAATTAATCAGGCCATACAAAGCTTCTCACAAGATCAGAAAAGCTCTTCTCTCCCCTCATTGCCTGTGAGCCATGCTTTCAATTACTGCTTTCTCAAAATCATTCACGAAACTACTGAAGACCATTAACAGGTTATTGGGAAGCCCAAAGTTACTGCCCAAGGACAGCAAAACATACTGGCTCTTTGTAAAACAGCCTGGAAAAGAACATGCAGAACATTGCCACTGGGTCGGTATTAAATGGTTTTCTTCTCAGAACGCAATGTGCAGTAGCTGTAATTTAGTTGTTAACAGAACATGCTATGCAGTCAGTCTTCAGGCCTCTGTGTTTCCTGTGGCATTTCTTCCCAGGGAGAGCCTTGGCACAGTCATGGTGTAGCCTCTTTCAAGTAATTAATTGCTCAGCTGCTCACCTTATTTTGCAAGGCAGCTTCTCTGCTGTcattcagaaattattttatatttgttttgttttatattttatatttgtttatcatTTAGTTTGCTAAGGTacactcaaaattttaaaaaatatttatctatttgaaagatagacagatcttccatccactgatttacttccaaaatggctacaGTCTCCAGGGCTGCACTAGGAGGAAGCCCAAGcattggagccatcatctgctttcttccagggtgcatcagcaggaagctggatgggaagaggagcagccatgactccaaCCAGCACACTGATAGGGCATCCGGGTTTCCCAAGAAGTGGTTgaatctgctgcatcacaataccTGCCCCCACAAATAAAGTGAGACAGGACACGTTTCTTCTAGAATTTCTATATATATCATAAGGGAATGCTTTCCAGTGATCATGTAACCTTATTTCCTACACCACTGTGCATCTTAATAAGATATCACACTTGTTTCAGTGTTGCCTTACTTTCCATGaggcttcattcatttattcacgcAATGCATATTTACTGAATACAAGGGACTCTTTTAATTACTGAAggtttttaaatgaacaaaacagacaaaaatcccCACCTTCAAAGTACTTACATTATTTTTAAGTTGTTGCAACTTTATGTTGACTCTTAAAATAAAACTCCTCAGGTGATAAAATCAAACTATTTGGCCCCTACCACCTTCATCCATACCTCCAAGTCATAGTTAGAGTCTAGAGGTAACATTTAGGAACCAGTGACTTTGTGTAATGTTCTAATCATTTTACAGAGCACCCATTTAGTCCCCAGAGTGATAAGAAGGTACTATTAAGATTCCTGTTACATaggcaaggaaagagaaagagagatttagtTAAGAGGAAGACACAAGGTTAGATTTACTttggcttctttaaaaaaatttttttgacttatttatttgcaaagcagagagagacagagctctttcatccactgattcactcaccaactgGCCACAaggccgggggctgggccaggctgaagctaggagtctggaactccattctggtctcccaggtggcttgcagagccccaagtacctgagccctcagctgctgcctcccaggacaggaTGCATccgcaggaagccggatcaggagcagagcagcctggacacaaataCGGGACGCTGGAGCCCCACGCAACGTCCCAAGCCATGGGGCCCTTTGCTTTGACTCCTAAAGCCTTCCTATTCCAGGTGGCTCTTAGCACGTCTCAGATGACGGATGAACGAATGACCAAATGCACGGTTTTGAATTTCCATTCACTAACACCTTAAGTTATCTCCAGAAAAATCTAAGCATCTGCGGGGAGTGCAGTGAGAAGGGTGTCGGGAACTCAAGTGTTTTGTGGTGTTTTGAGTGAGTTTAGGTAGATGTTAAAGGCACACCCCACTCAGTCTCTGCTCCAGGGCCTCCgactccagctctgcctctcagagttAAGCTCATCAGCAGAGTGTTGAGGAGCTACCTCAGAACCCCTGGCAGCAGTATAGGCTGTCCTAAAGGTGAGGCTGACCCATAGAAGGGGTGAAACCAGCAGGAGGGGCTGCGCCCGCAAACCTCACATAGGATTCAGAAAGGTAGAGGGAACTGCTATGTGAGTTAAAACCTCCCTCAGTCTTAGTGGGGGTAAATGAACCACTCTTTTTTATTACCTCACAGCATGGCCCCAGGGTTCTATCCAGTTCTCTCAACCCTCTTCCGTTTTCCCGGGCCCTCTTTCAGCAGAGCACGTAGGCGCATGCGCAGAGAGTTCCCCAGCTTGGGGCCGCGGGAGACCGGGAGGCATCGATCGACTCGGCGCTGGGCTTCTCGACTTGTCGGCGCTCGATTGAGGAGTTTCATTGTCACTTCCGCCTTCGGCACCGTTTCCGGCTTCCGGTTGCTCGTGGGAACGGCGTAGTCCTCTGGTGAGTCGGATTCCCGTTTTCCTCGGTTTTGCGGTTCTTCACGCTGCTCAGCCCGAACAGTACGAGGCGCGAGGTGTGGTCGGGTGGCGTCTCGCCTTGGTTTTGTGGAGGGGTCGGTTTGAGACGAGGGAGCGGCCATGCAGGGGAGCTTAGCAGCGGCGCGCGTCTCTGGCGGGACTGGCGCGGTCCTTGGATCGCGGCGTGGCCCCGGGGCAGAGAGTCTGTGTCTggagaggcaggaagctggcgcGTACAGAGTACGCCCGTTAATGCGAGGCGTGGGAGATTCCAGGTGGTTTCCTGCGGATCTGTTGTTTCTGTTTTGGCGGAGGGGAGAGGTGCGACACCAGGTGCCCTGCTCTGATTAGCCCAGCACCGAGCTTCTTGGTCTCTTGTTCTCCTCGCCTTCACTTTAATCTCTCTCGCTCCCTTCTCATGGTCAAAACTTGGCGaccccctgctcctcttccaggtttcGACTGGGGAAATGTCGAGTCTTTAAGAAACGTTTCTATTCATCTGCCACCTGCACAAGTACATCGGTCTATAGGCTCCTCCCTCGCTGTGTGTAAACACAGCAAGCAGTGTTTAGTACCTAATTATCTGTGGGCCATCCAGGGAAGTAAAGCAAGGTCACACTTGGCAACTTAAAAACCACGTGAAGTGTGGAAATCGTCCAGTGGGTTGCAAGGACGGAATTCCCAGGCCTTCTGATCAAGAGCTGTGTGACCTCAAGCGTGCTCCCTGACTTGTAACAGCCATGATATTAGCTCCTTTGGGGGCTTCTGATGCAAGAGCTGTGCTAGAACTTCGGGGGCtctggccagccccgcccccacctcagcCCCGTCTGACAGATGAAGACCTGAGAGATTAAGGTCTTTGCCAAGTCTGTTAGAGGTCATCCTGGAGTGAAGATGGCAGGTGGAAATTTATGCACAGTGATTGATAGATATGGAAGTGCTTTGTAAGTGCACCCAGGAACAAACTACATTGATGTTCTGTCTTAACGATTTGTTCTGGATTGTACACTTGgtagtttctttttcatttttctttatgtcAAAATTTTTAAACCAGCTTACAAATACAAGTTACTTCATTAGGCAGATGGGAAGTAGCACAAGTGAAAGGAAAGTATAAAAATGTATTGAATACAATTTTATTAAACTCTGGCAAGCTGCTGTTGTTTCACTAAATTTTGAGCTTGAGAATTGTAAAAATGAGGGCTTGCGGTTTGCATctgatgtagcagttaagatgtctgccccatgtcagagtgcctgggcttgagttccGGCTCtcgctcctgactccggcttccgctaatgcagacctgagagacagcagtggtggctcaagtgattgggttcttgcacacacgtgggacacctggattgaggaGCCTCTAGCTTCACTTGACCTCAGTCGAGCTGGGCCACAGCTGGGCATTTGGGACGTGAAGCAGAGCTTTGGAGCTCATTGTCTGCCTCTGGCTGTGTGTGCGTTTGCCTCTCAAACAGAAATACAGAGGAGGACTAGCTATTGCTGGAGAGAGAGTCTATGACCCAACTGACATTCTGACATAGCGATTGAAAGAAAACGGAAAAGCCAACAGCTTTCTGCTGTATTGATTTAATCACACCTGTttgtaacagttttttttttttttttttatcctctcTTTAGGCTATTTGAACATTTTAACTCAGACATGGATATCAGACCAAATCATacaatttatattaataatatgaatgacaaaattaaaaaagaaggtaagtgtttttaaaaatacttattgatAACTAAAATGTGTTTGTTTACTACCATCTTACAAAATTGTACTACACCCAAACTCATTTTTCTTACCTCcagtaataaatttttttttttttttttttttgacaggcatagtggacagtgagagagagagagacagagagaaaggtcttccttttgccgttggttcaccctccaatggccgccgcggccggcgcatcacgctgatccaatggcaggagccaggagccaggtgcttttcctggtctcccatggggtgcagggcccaagcacctgggccatcctctactgcactccctggccacagcagagggctggcctggaagaggggcaaccgggacagaatctggctccctgactgggactagaacccggtgtgccggcgccccaaggcggaggattagcctagtgagccgcggtgccggcctccagtAATAAATTTATAAAGTTTGTGTAAGGATTTCcaggctttttaaaaacaaaaataggtaGTGACTGACAACATGCTGAATCTGTTCTTACTCATAGCTACTCATATAATggtttcaaataactttttacgTTAGATAACCAATGGGAATAGCAATTTGTGTTTTTACTTACATATATAACTACTAACTGTATAAATAAATGGTGACAGAGCACTCAATGTACTGTCATTTAATGAAGAATTTTCTCATTCCTTCGTTCACAAGTTATTTCCCCTCTTATTTGGACAGAATTGAAGAGATCCCTGTATGCCCTATTTTCTCAGTTTGGCCATGTGGTAGATATTGTGGCTTTAAAGACCATGAAGATGAGAGGGCAGGCCTTTGTTATTTTTAAGGAACTGGGCTCATCCACAAATGCTTTGAGACAGTTACAAGGATTTCCATTTTATGGTAAACCAATGGTAAGCCAGTACTGTTACTTTTGCTTTAATCACTATGAATGTTTCGTAGATTTGTAAATATATGCTTGAAACTGTGGTTTTTGCTTTCACTTTTAATTAAGTGTGTTATAGGGAGTTCGAgttccttttatttatgtatttttcatagaaatacaGAAGTAGAGGTTAATTCATTCTTATGACAGTTCAAATAGGCAAAAACAGAATGCACTGAGATgtagaatattttcaaaataatggcAGTATAGACAATGTTCTTGTCTTAAAAATACTGGAAATTAATAATAACCCAAAGATTTAAAATGATAACTAAACTTGTGAagcaatataaaacaaaaattatggatcaaagaggaaatccagtcTGAAGTTTCAGCGAATAGAGTAGTGAAAACCTTTCAGAAATTAGGCAGTCTAGGTAAAACATTGATCTTGGGGAAAGTCATAGGTTTAACACATAGGTTTTATGAAGGGCAGTGagtggaaatggaatttttatacGTGGAGAGTGTTAAAACTTTGGAGTAACAGAAAGATTCACATCTGCTACTGGATGAAGATTGGACTGGGGAGTAAAGAGGGAGAGTACGGAATTCACTTGGTGTGAATCAGAGATGGTGGGGACTTGGATAAAGGTGGAGACAGTGTGAGGCAAGGCTTCTATGTGCCTGAATGAGTGCAGAGTACTTTGGGTGTGTGTTCCAGACTGTGTCTCTTCAGCAATTGGGATGAGAGGAGAAGGGATCTTAGCTCTGGGTCCCCATTCTGATTTTTCTGTTATCTCACTCAGAGTGTGCAGTGACTTCACTATCTCCGGAGTGCAGGCAGGCTGTGTATTCTTTGCTCTAATTCAAGCATCAACAAAAACtgtaaagaatgaaataatattttatatattatgggTCACACAGTTTCTGTTACCTGttcttttgtgtttgttgctttttttttttttttttttttttttttttttttttttttttttttgacaggcagagtggacagagagagagacagagagaaaggtcttccttttgccgttggttcaccctccaatggccgctgtggccggcacaccatgctgatccgaagccaggaaccaggtgcttctcctggtctcccagtgggtgcagggcccaaggacttgggccatcctcctctgcactcccaggccacagcagagagctggcctggaagaggggcaactgggagagaatccagcgctccgaccgggactagaacctagggtgccggcgccgcaggcagaggattagcctgttgagccgcggtgccggccttgtcactttttttttaaacagccatttaaaattgtattttaaaaaattcttaattagCAGGCCATACAGAAACAGGCTATGGACTGGCTTGATCCATAGGGTGTGGTGCAGACCACTGGTCTGATCCTTTGATTTTACAAATTGAGTCAGACACAAAATGGTTAATtattcatttaggttattttaatATGATGAGTAGCAGCATCAGGATGTGAAAACTAGTCTTGTAACACCTAGTAGGgtgggttgtttttttctttccagtaCTAGGAGTCAGCAAACTTCTATAAAGAGCCAGAGAGTAAAAACTTTTGGCTTTGCTAGCCATATGATCTTTGTTGCTAGGAGTcactcaactctgcctttctaggaagaaaagcaGCCCTTAGGTGGTAAGTGAATGGGTGTGTGGTGTGGTTGTGTTCCAACAAGATCATAGGCAGTGTTGGCTTGTGGACTGTAGTTTGAGGACCCCTGTTCTGCACCATGCTGTCTGCCTCAGGACTGAGCAACCTGTTGTTTGTTGCAGGAGTAAGATTTCTCACCCTTTATCCAACTCTCTTATCCCATCCCTTCCCAGCTGACAAGGTACCATCTGTGTGGAAAGGTTATCCTGGGAAACTGAACTGGTTCCTGCATACACTAATTTTCAGCCAATTGGCTTTTTCTGAGACCAGCTAATATTTCTTAATATTGcgaggaaataaataattgagATCTGAGATAGCAGGAGCAAAGGACTGGATTTTAGTTTAGGTCTAAAATGGTAATTTTCTGTCATGCATTTAAGGCTGTTTTATTGAGTAGTGGTGATAAACTTGAATGTGCTTACTACTCAGATACAGGGAAGGTGGGAGTTATTGCTGTGTTTGGCACTAGCCTTACCTTGGCAAATAGTTACTATTTAAAATCAGTGAGAAAAAGTCCATTAATCTGATTTTTTGTTGGAATTATATCAGGATGATGGCAGGTACTGTCAAATTTTCAGCATTCTGGAAGAGAGGGAATAAAGTTCTTTGAGCTGTCTTGTTTGTATTCACTGAAGTAGTTCAGTTGTTCTCATGTTTGCACTCCACCGTACcacatcagaaatgaaaataatgtgcTCTAGTttgaaactggaatcagaattATTCTTTGTGATTCAAggacatttaattatttaatgcCAAAAAGACCATTTTTTTTGATGGTTTGTGTCATGAAAGATTTGTTATAAGTGTAAATCTTGCCCTTCTCTGTTTTTAGGTTGTGAGTAGACTTTCGGGTGTTTAGTCTAGACAGGGTTTCTCAGCACTGGAACTGTGgacattttaaagcatttaataCTTTGTTGTGAGGAACTGTCCTGTTCATTACAGGGTGTTTTCATAGTATCTGCCTCTGCCCCACTAGATGTGAGTAGCACGAGAACCAGCCATGCCTCCAGATACTGTCAGCTGTCCCTTGGCAGATAAAGGCACCTCTGATTGAAAAGCAGTGATTTAGAACAGCCAGCTAAGAGCCCTTGTTGAAATCAGATGTTTTCACTTGTGACTGCTTCATAAGGGCAGGCATGCCAGGTCACTCAGGGTCTACTCAGGTCAGGGACAAACAAGGTTGAAGACCCAGGGGCGTAGAGAGTGAGTCCTTGGGGCCAAGTCAGTAGTTAGTCTTAAGCAATCAGCCTGCCTCTTTTGGTTGGAAGATGATGGCAAgactggcagagctgccagcagGGGTAAGCACAGCAGCCAGACCAGCCAGAGAAGTCCCGGGGTTCTGTAGTGTGCTGCTAAGCTTGCTCACCTTGCTTCCCCAATGTGTACATCTCTAACTGaagtaaaggaaaacaaagaattcGCTCTTGGTTTTGACAGACTCCCTGCTGTCTAATCTACGCTGCTAAAATGTCTCTTGTTTTCCTCAGACTAAGATCAAATTCTTGCTCtgtgaaacatttttattttattcttttattaaaatttatctgagagacagagagctcctatcctctggtttactgcctaaatgcccacaaggactggagctgggccggagtgggagccaggagctgggaactcaatccaggtctcttatgtgggtggcagtgacctaactacttgagctgttCATTACTTTGTACTTCCTAGGATctaagctggaatcaggagccagagctgggaattgaaccccggtactctgatgtgagacacaagcatcctatttttttatttgaaaggggggcaTTTTTTTAGATAGGAATTTGTAGGACTGATATGTTTTGATGTAATTAGGTAGTATTCTTTCACTCCAGGGAAGAAATGTTTGTTTAAGTTGTAATTTGCTGATAGTCACATCCTAGATAACAGTTTAAGTCTTGGCAAGACTATTTACAGTTCATCGCTTTTAAGTCCAGCTGTGTGGTAATAGTTCTTGCCAGGACCAAACCTCTCATTCCCAATAGCATTGCCACCCTGTTTTGTCTTGTTACTTGTACAGAATTGCAGGCCCTACCCACACTTGTTGCATCAGAATCTGCACTTTTCCAAGCTCTCTGGGCAGGCAGACTGCATATTCCATAGTTGATGAATTGCCATCCTACACCGTGCTTTGGAATGTGTCTCTCTTCTCACAGGTGGCTACCCTTCTTGCTTGTCTGGCAGAAGTGAGAATAAGCAGGTGGCCCCAGTCACACTAGCTGTGATACCATCCTTTTGTTTGCTTTCAAAGccttttaaaattaagataatgCCACCATTAAAGTCATTTCACTTAATtactttccttaaaaataatacattcagAGGAAAGTCCTTCCAAGTCATCGGTGTACTTCAACCATTGGAAAGCGAATTCCTTATTTCACGTTCCATAGCTGATGGATGCGTATTGACCCTTCTATTGAGAGTAACTGGCAAGGAGTTGATGGCTTTCCAGTGCATTTTCTTTGTTACTGAATGGAAGCAAACAGTAGTGTAGATATTTCAGTCTTCCTTTTCCCAAATGAAAACTCAAGGTTTTTCTTGTAATAATCATAGTTGAATCTAACTTTGTCCGTGTTGTGAATCATAggctataatttatttatatttgccaCTCAGAatattttaacagatttccttaGGAATATGTTAAAAATTAGCTTGTAGTATATTTGtgtaataacatttaaaatattaataactagTCTTTACAGCCTTCAGCATAGTGAGACATAACCTGTTTTCATATACATAAAACAGCGAATCCAGTATGCAAAAACAGATTCTGATATAATATCCAAGATGCGTGGCACATTTGctgacaaagaaaagaaaaaagaaaagaagaaagccaAAACTGTGGAACAGGCTGCAGCAGCTGCTAACAAAAAGC
The window above is part of the Oryctolagus cuniculus chromosome 11, mOryCun1.1, whole genome shotgun sequence genome. Proteins encoded here:
- the SNRPB2 gene encoding U2 small nuclear ribonucleoprotein B'', yielding MDIRPNHTIYINNMNDKIKKEELKRSLYALFSQFGHVVDIVALKTMKMRGQAFVIFKELGSSTNALRQLQGFPFYGKPMRIQYAKTDSDIISKMRGTFADKEKKKEKKKAKTVEQAAAAANKKPGQVIPNAANNQANSTPNPQVPDYPPNYILFLNNLPEETNEMMLSMLFNQFPGFKEVRLVPGRHDIAFVEFENDGQAGAARDALQGFKITPSHAMKITYAKK